In one window of Harpia harpyja isolate bHarHar1 chromosome 11, bHarHar1 primary haplotype, whole genome shotgun sequence DNA:
- the RGS1 gene encoding regulator of G-protein signaling 1, which yields MPGFFFSHNNMTELNGKEDCKLAEGRIYKKKQKPFGADLKNYLKCMVPHIESGIKTSNSRNVRLSAEEVIQWSQSLEKLLASQSGQGVFREFLKSEFSEENIEFWLACEDYKKTKSDHLHGKAERIYEEFVQSDAIKQINIDYQMREATAKRAQDPTHTSFDEAQKAVYILMERDSYPRFLKSKAYLNLLNQLQTNTSK from the exons atgccaggattttttttctcccacaacaACATGACTGAATTAAACGGAAAAGAAGACTGTAAGCTTGCAGAAGGCAGAATctataaaaagaagcaaaagcctTT TGGTGCAGATCtcaaaaattatttgaagtgCATGGTACCACATATCGAATCAGGGATCAAGACTTCTAACTCCAGAAACGTCAG GCTTTCTGCAGAGGAAGTAATACAGTGGTCCCAGTCTTTGGAAAAGCTCTTGGCCAGCCAAA GTGGTCAAGGTGTCTTTCGGGAGTTCCTGAAGTCAGAGTTCAGCGAGGAAAACATCGAGTTCTGGTTGGCTTGTGAGGATTACAAGAAAACCAAGTCTGATCACTTACATGGCAAAGCAGAGAGGATTTATGAGGAGTTTGTTCAGTCAGATGCTATTAAACAG ATCAATATTGACTATCAGATGAGGGAAGCAACAGCCAAAAGGGCTCAAGACCCCACTCACACAAGTTTTGATGAAGCCCAGAAAGCTGTGTACATCCTTATGGAAAGGGATTCATATCCCAGATTTTTGAAATCCAAAGCCTACCTGAACCTTTTGAACCAGCTGCAAACCAACACTTCAAAATGA